From one Anoplolepis gracilipes chromosome 10, ASM4749672v1, whole genome shotgun sequence genomic stretch:
- the LOC140670685 gene encoding uncharacterized protein: MQEKKNNSEKRLLVEELHAPAKRNFPRRGVIVRGYDDLWQADVVEMRPYARVNKGFNYILTVIDVLSKYAWAIPLKSYTPNWSAEVFKIVKIQNTNPATYLLEDSRGNPVAGGFYEYELQRVANPDVYLVEKVIRKKRR, translated from the exons atgcaagaaaagaaaaacaactctGAAAAGCGACTGCTCGTGGAAGAATTGCACGCTCCGgcgaaaagaaattttccgcGTAGAGGCGTCATAGTACgcggatacgatgatctgtggcaggCAGACGTGGTTGAGATGCGTCCTTATGCACGAGTCAACAAAGGTTTcaattacatactcactgttatcgatgtgctgagcaagtatgcgtgggCCATACCGCTCAAAA gttacacaccaaattggtcGGCCGAAGTGttcaaaattgtcaaaatacagAATACTAATCCCGCGACATATCTACTCGAAGATTCGCGCGGAAATCCAGTAGCCGGAGGATTCTACGAATACGAACTACAACGCGTTGCTAACCCCGACGTGTATCTCGTGGAAAAGGTGATACGTAAAAAAAGGAGATGA
- the LOC140670686 gene encoding uncharacterized protein, whose product MINNNDADDEREKIVREIAKTSESIRKKYHALKTGKIEEDVALERHFKPITELLKQIVENTIDVESDASKVESFGIPREEQESIKQKRSNISLTYEKISNGRRKRSNDSLTSTSNQSKRMKQSTPIKATTPETVVTSVQRQLQTSEGQNMLREHLGPLGQRYIGAILSQDVNNEMDYVYGVKFSDEGMMLGDKHFEVDKNDNIIINGVKYAGTPGLYELIFKRIPDDAVYTENDMHKYKSILLATNTHRRDSNVHNPVLGNKGYKYKYIIASLFPIKRKIGKGINLSRTVTLSENKIEYVHWNDPNKLVDRLRLLEASRQAGNNAHGNEIMSIIEELREAGLSIN is encoded by the exons ATGATAAACAACAATGATGCTGATGATGAACGTGAAAAGATTGTGAGAGAGATTGCAAAAACGAGCGaatcaattcgcaaaaaatatcacgctttaaaaactggtaaaattgaggaagaCGTCGCTTTGGAGAGACATTTTAAGCCAATCACTGAACttctaaaacaaattgttGAGAATACCATCGATGTAGAATCTGATGCATCGAAAGTGGAGTCGTTTGGTATACCCAGAGAAGAACAAGAGAGCATAAAGCAGAAACGATCAAACATTTCACTgacttatgaaaaaatatcaaatgggAGACGGAAACGATCAAACGATTCATTAACTTCTACATCAAATCAATCAAAGCGAATGAAACAATCGACTCCGATAAAAGCT acCACACCCGAAACGGTTGTGACGTCGGTTCAACGTCAATTACAAACATCCGAGGGTCAGAATATGTTGCGAGAACATCTTGGTCCGCTCGGACAAAGATATATCGGAGCAATTTTGAGTCAAGATGTAAATAACGAGATGGATTACGTATACGGTGTTAAATTTTCCGACGAAGGAATGATGCTCGGCGATAAACATTTCGAAGTGgataagaatgataatataatcatcaaTGGAGTGAAATATGCGGGGACGCCGGGTCtctacgaattaattttcaagagaattcccgatgatgctgtatatacagagaacgatatgcataaatataaaagtatattactggCGACAAACACGCATAGACGTGATAGTAATGTGCATAATCCAGTATTAGGTAACAaaggatacaaatataaatatataatcgcttcattatttcctatcaaaagaaaaattggaaaaggtATAAACCTATCACGCACTGTGACACTGagtgagaataaaattgaatacgtgcattggaacgatccCAACAAATTGGTAGATCGTTTGCGGCTGCTGGAAGCTTCGCGTCAAGCAGGTAACAATGCTCATGGCAATGAAATCATGTCAATTATCGAAGAGCTTCGCGAGGCAGGTCttagtataaattaa